In Aedes albopictus strain Foshan chromosome 3, AalbF5, whole genome shotgun sequence, the following are encoded in one genomic region:
- the LOC115257835 gene encoding mucin-2-like codes for MAEVKMLFAQRSHVEASVKKIQEQIRCDSGIQPDYLRVKKFERELQCHYQEYQRVYGELLSALPNDKFDELDEDYWRFEDTHNEACVLVETLLISCPTTSDRFNKRKSSFSCFVATTVPHWLGPSPRRSQSPSPTTEQPVPNPDVMERPRTSLPKEKMVSTNVTNPIQTAKPRCGEDSPKKKTPLHGPAEVPSESDFVKVTIPESAALPAEEAVKREEKVTTVAFENPSTSQEDFLVGNEPSKFVDIPSEDPKTPTSSKAPSGTNPVVNPFRIPFNPTGVHPKLTIPIPTGFHTVLEPFRPPPGFHPMPKRIPKPTGLPPVSQSQAGSLSAPQPPQCNAGFLPAYQQQQSPTGLLPVPQQLRSVAPSLQCKAGSLPTFQPQQNPTGVLPVSQKLQFVTESRSVTPQFECTTGSHPELQHFQRAVGSNSVANPILRSTGACLVVDSALMPVDTRSAAKTTKSSTGARSVDNSAKMFVGSSPTVKPIKMPIGARPMVKSNEMPAGSRPVVNSIQVSAGSCPVEKPLLMSAGASPVGKPSLRPSSIGTSPVVKTTVDTRSAAKKSKMSAGTRPVVKLHEIPAGSRPGVEANLMPIGSCPMVKSFQMSAGSRPVDKPLLMSAGASPVAKPILRPTSIGTSPVVKPSVDTRSEAKTPKMFAGPPPVVTPIPMSTGTSPVGNCAPMSVGSRPTLKPNPMSAGSSSVDNSTLKSADSCPAIKPKLMPIGVRPMVKSVQLSTGSCPVVKPLAKHIGTNPVRKRVLTSAGARPVTKSIMIAIGIRPVVKLSSKSVGTYPMAKTFLKLVGTSPMIKPKPFPKSTGTSLVVKPIVMSAGTSPAAKPFVMLAGLRPVAKPSSMFAGNRPVNMPFPMPAGTRPVTNSSLTSTDTPTKNPPVLFHVIPAGIPRIAKPIPKIATCPTKKLPPTTAGIRSALKRIQSLEERVPSPKIARTRPVVREPPEKKNWIVVLSMMNQPPLDPPPVSPTGECKQLRSDPWPRKPPDGPSKRYRPSEAIPERVSRTRPPNDPKEVKQDATGEQAYDLWCVYFLSWLHVVSPVLC; via the coding sequence ATGGCTGAAGTGAAAATGCTGTTCGCCCAACGTAGCCACGTTGAGGCAAGTGTGAAAAAGATTCAAGAACAGATCCGATGTGACAGTGGTATCCAACCTGATTACTTGCGAGTGAAAAAGTTTGAACGTGAACTCCAGTGCCACTATCAAGAATACCAGAGAGTGTATGGTGAACTTTTGTCAGCACTCCCAAACGACAAATTCGATGAATTAGATGAAGATTACTGGCGCTTCGAAGATACCCACAACGAAGCCTGTGTTCTGGTGGAAACCCTGTTGATTTCCTGCCCGACCACCAGTGACAGGTTTAACAAGCGAAAGTCGTCATTCAGCTGCTTTGTGGCGACCACTGTACCACACTGGCTCGGTCCTTCTCCTCGAAGAAGTCAGTCACCGAGTCCAACGACGGAACAGCCCGTTCCGAATCCTGACGTGATGGAGAGGCCACGCACGTCTTTGCCGAAAGAGAAAATGGTGAGTACGAATGTTACCAATCCAATCCAGACTGCGAAGCCGCGCTGCGGCGAAGATTCCCCCAAGAAGAAGACGCCTTTGCATGGACCGGCCGAGGTCCCATCCGAGAGTGATTTCGTCAAGGTCACTATTCCTGAGTCGGCAGCCCTACCGGCCGAAGAAGCAGTCAAGCGTGAAGAAAAGGTGACAACCGTTGCATTCGAGAATCCTTCGACGAGCCAGGAGGACTTCCTTGTCGGCAACGAGCCATCCAAGTTTGTCGACATTCCATCCGAAGATCCCAAGACACCGACGTCAAGCAAAGCGCCCTCTGGAACCAACCCGGTGGTGAACCCGTTCCGAATTCCATTCAACCCAACTGGAGTACATCCGAAGCTGACGATTCCGATTCCTACCGGATTCCATACGGTGCTAGAGCCGTTCCGACCGCCACCAGGATTCCATCCCATGCCGAAGCGAATCCCGAAGCCAACCGGATTGCCTCCGGTGTCCCAGAGTCAGGCCGGATCCCTCTCGGCACCACAGCCGCCCCAGTGCAATGCCGGTTTCCTCCCGGCATACCAGCAGCAACAGAGTCCGACCGGTCTCCTTCCGGTACCCCAACAGTTGCGGTCGGTAGCCCCATCGCTCCAGTGTAAGGCCGGTTCCCTTCCAACATTCCAACCGCAACAGAACCCGACCGGTGTCCTTCCGGTATCCCAGAAGCTGCAGTTTGTGACCGAATCCCGTTCGGTAACTCCGCAGTTCGAGTGTACAACCGGTTCCCATCCGGAACTCCAACATTTCCAGCGCGCGGTAGGATCCAATTCGGTAGCCAATCCGATCCTAAGGTCTACCGGAGCCTGCCTGGTGGTCGATTCCGCCCTGATGCCCGTCGATACCCGTTCGGCGGCCAAGACAACCAAGAGTTCTACCGGTGCCCGTTCGGTGGATAACTCCGCCAAGATGTTCGTCGGTTCCAGTCCGACGGTCAAACCGATCAAGATGCCCATCGGTGCCCGTCCGATGGTCAAGTCCAACGAGATGCCGGCGGGTTCCCGTCCGGTGGTCAATTCCATCCAGGTGTCTGCCGGTTCCTGTCCGGTGGAAAAGCCACTCCTGATGTCCGCTGGTGCCAGTCCAGTGGGCAAGCCTAGCCTGCGTCCATCATCTATCGGTACCAGTCCGGTAGTCAAGACAACCGTCGATACCCGTTCGGCGGCCAAGAAATCCAAGATGTCTGCCGGCACCCGTCCGGTGGTCAAGTTGCACGAGATACCTGCCGGTTCCCGTCCGGGGGTCGAAGCCAACCTGATGCCCATCGGTTCCTGTCCGATGGTCAAGTCCTTTCAGATGTCTGCCGGTTCCCGTCCGGTGGATAAACCACTCCTGATGTCCGCTGGTGCCAGTCCAGTGGCCAAGCCGATCCTGCGCCCAACGTCTATCGGTACCAGCCCGGTAGTCAAGCCAAGCGTCGATACCCGTTCGGAGGCCAAGACGCCCAAGATGTTTGCCGGTCCTCCTCCGGTAGTCACGCCGATCCCGATGTCCACTGGAACCAGTCCGGTGGGCAATTGCGCTCCGATGTCCGTCGGTTCCCGTCCGACGCTCAAACCGAATCCGATGTCCGCTGGAAGCAGTTCAGTAGACAATTCCACCCTCAAGTCCGCCGATTCCTGTCCGGCAATCAAACCGAAGCTGATGCCCATCGGTGTCCGTCCGATGGTCAAGTCTGTCCAGTTGTCCACCGGTTCCTGTCCGGTGGTCAAGCCACTAGCGAAACACATTGGTACCAATCCAGTGCGAAAGCGAGTTCTGACGTCCGCCGGTGCTCGTCCGGTGACGAAGTCCATCATGATCGCCATCGGTATCCGTCCGGTGGTCAAGCTGTCCTCGAAGTCCGTCGGTACCTATCCGATGGCCAAGACGTTCCTGAAGCTCGTCGGCACCAGTCCGATGATCAAGCCCAAGCCGTTTCCGAAGTCCACTGGAACCAGTCTAGTGGTGAAGCCAATCGTGATGTCCGCCGGTACCAGTCCGGCAGCTAAGCCCTTCGTAATGTTAGCCGGTCTCCGTCCGGTAGCCAAGCCGTCTTCGATGTTTGCTGGAAACCGTCCAGTGAATATGCCCTTCCCGATGCCCGCCGGTACCCGTCCGGTGACCAACTCAAGCCTGACGTCAACCGACACTCCTACAAAGAACCCACCGGTGCTCTTTCATGTGATACCAGCCGGCATCCCGCGAATTGCGAAGCCTATTCCGAAGATCGCGACGTGTCCAACCAAGAAGTTACCTCCAACGACAGCCGGAATCCGTTCGGCACTCAAGCGAATCCAGAGCCTAGAAGAACGAGTGCCAAGCCCGAAGATAGCCAGAACCCGTCCGGTAGTTAGAGAACCTCCCGAGAAGAAGAATTGGATCGTGGTGTTGTCGATGATGAACCAACCACCACTGGATCCGCCGCCGGTCAGCCCGACTGGTGAATGCAAGCAGCTCCGTTCCGACCCGTGGCCGAGGAAGCCACCCGATGGACCATCCAAGCGATACCGACCCAGCGAAGCCATCCCAGAGCGCGTGTCCCGAACGCGTCCACCTAACGACCCGAAAGAAGTCAAGCAAGATGCCACAGGTGAACAAGCGTACGATCTGTGGTGTGTGTATTTCCTATCCTGGCTTCATGTGGTTTCCCCAGTCCTCTGTTGA